Proteins from a genomic interval of Thermoanaerobacterium thermosaccharolyticum DSM 571:
- a CDS encoding helix-turn-helix domain-containing protein → MLKDKALPFSIFCLSISIIISAVIIANGMRSNGDYVGTGLSDMSQGLSNIVNNMYNNNDNVVYTRNTYDLSTASSYLGIEESKLLDLVNEKDSGIPYIKIGNDYIFSKGALDKWLETARVEIK, encoded by the coding sequence ATGTTAAAAGATAAGGCACTGCCATTTTCTATCTTTTGTTTATCAATATCTATTATTATAAGTGCTGTTATCATTGCAAATGGAATGAGAAGTAATGGAGATTATGTTGGCACTGGTTTGTCTGATATGTCACAAGGATTAAGTAATATCGTAAATAATATGTACAATAACAATGATAATGTTGTTTACACAAGAAATACTTATGATTTATCTACAGCATCTTCTTATTTAGGAATTGAGGAGAGTAAATTATTAGACCTTGTTAATGAAAAAGATTCAGGGATACCCTATATCAAAATAGGTAATGATTATATATTTAGCAAAGGTGCATTAGACAAATGGCTAGAAACAGCAAGAGTTGAAATAAAATAG
- the brxL gene encoding protease Lon-related BREX system protein BrxL, with the protein MDELSKKLNKYFAGRVVRKDLTKKIKEGANVPVYVLEYLLGMYCATDDEEGIAEGVETVKRILAENYVRPDEAEKVKSKIREIGKYTVIDKVSVKLNEKKDVYEAEFSNLGIKGVAISPTYVKQYEKLLCGGIWCIIKMDYYYDEEAKGVSPFNISSLTPIQMPNLDMEEIFNGRKYFTKDEWIDILLRSIGMEPTRFENSVKWHLLARMIPLVENNYNLCELGPRGTGKSHVYKEISPNSILVSGGQTTVANLFYNMASRQIGLVGLWDCVAFDEVAGITFKDKDGIQIMKDYMASGSFARGKEEKNASASMVFVGNINQSVDVLLKTSHLFDPFPEAMANDTAFFDRMHYYIPGWEIPKMRPEFFTDEYGFITDYVSEFMREMRKRSFSDALDKFFKLGNNLNQRDVIAVRKTVSGLVKLIYPNGEFTRDDIEEILRYALVGRRRVKEQLKKIGGMEFYDVHFSYIDNETMNEEFVSVPEQGGGKIIPEGMGKPGHLYTVARGKSGMIGAYKIETQVISGTGKFERTGLGSDREAKESIETAFRYFRANSKNVSGSISVTTKDYLMHVQDIHGVGMTRELALAAFVALCSGALGKPPQSQLVVLGSLSIGGTIIKVEELANVLQVCFDSGAKRVLLPMASAVDIPTVPPELFAKFQISFYQSPEDAVFKALGVE; encoded by the coding sequence ATGGATGAATTAAGCAAAAAACTAAATAAATATTTTGCTGGCAGGGTTGTAAGAAAGGACTTAACAAAAAAGATAAAAGAAGGAGCAAATGTACCCGTATATGTCCTTGAATACCTTTTGGGCATGTATTGTGCAACAGATGATGAAGAAGGTATAGCCGAAGGCGTTGAAACTGTAAAAAGGATTCTGGCTGAAAATTATGTGCGTCCCGATGAAGCAGAGAAGGTAAAATCTAAGATAAGGGAAATAGGAAAGTATACTGTTATTGACAAGGTTAGTGTAAAACTCAATGAAAAGAAGGACGTATACGAGGCCGAGTTTTCAAATTTGGGCATAAAGGGTGTGGCCATATCCCCGACATATGTAAAACAATACGAAAAACTCCTGTGTGGCGGCATATGGTGCATCATAAAGATGGACTACTATTATGATGAAGAGGCTAAAGGTGTAAGCCCATTCAATATCAGCAGCCTGACTCCTATCCAGATGCCCAATCTGGACATGGAGGAGATTTTCAACGGAAGAAAGTATTTTACAAAAGATGAATGGATAGATATTCTGCTCAGGTCCATAGGGATGGAACCTACAAGATTCGAAAATAGTGTAAAGTGGCATCTTCTGGCGAGGATGATACCCCTGGTAGAGAACAACTACAATCTCTGTGAACTGGGGCCAAGGGGTACGGGCAAATCCCATGTTTATAAGGAGATTTCTCCAAACAGCATCTTGGTGTCGGGTGGGCAGACGACAGTAGCAAACCTATTCTACAATATGGCTTCAAGGCAGATAGGCCTTGTGGGGCTTTGGGATTGTGTGGCTTTTGACGAGGTAGCAGGCATAACATTTAAAGACAAAGATGGAATTCAGATAATGAAGGATTACATGGCTTCGGGCTCTTTTGCCAGAGGGAAGGAAGAAAAGAATGCTTCTGCCTCTATGGTATTTGTGGGGAATATCAATCAGAGTGTGGATGTCTTACTTAAAACATCCCATCTCTTTGACCCGTTCCCGGAGGCAATGGCAAATGATACTGCATTTTTTGACAGGATGCATTATTACATACCTGGATGGGAGATACCCAAAATGCGTCCAGAATTCTTTACAGATGAATACGGTTTTATTACAGACTACGTATCAGAGTTTATGAGGGAGATGAGGAAGAGGTCATTCTCTGATGCATTGGATAAGTTCTTTAAACTGGGCAACAACTTAAATCAGAGAGATGTTATTGCAGTAAGAAAAACAGTTTCAGGGCTTGTAAAACTCATATATCCTAACGGTGAGTTTACAAGGGACGACATTGAAGAAATACTGCGTTATGCATTGGTAGGAAGAAGGCGTGTTAAAGAGCAGTTGAAAAAAATCGGCGGTATGGAGTTTTATGATGTCCACTTCTCATATATAGATAATGAAACAATGAATGAGGAATTTGTGTCGGTTCCCGAACAGGGTGGTGGCAAAATAATCCCTGAAGGTATGGGAAAACCTGGGCACCTTTATACCGTTGCCAGAGGGAAATCAGGCATGATAGGGGCTTATAAGATTGAAACACAGGTTATATCAGGTACTGGTAAATTTGAAAGGACAGGCCTTGGCTCTGACAGAGAGGCAAAAGAAAGTATCGAGACAGCCTTCAGATACTTCAGGGCAAACAGTAAAAATGTAAGTGGAAGTATAAGTGTTACCACAAAGGATTATTTGATGCATGTACAGGATATACATGGAGTGGGCATGACACGTGAACTTGCATTGGCAGCCTTTGTTGCCCTATGTTCAGGGGCATTGGGTAAGCCACCACAGAGCCAGTTGGTTGTTCTGGGTTCACTCAGCATAGGTGGCACAATTATTAAGGTTGAGGAATTGGCAAATGTGCTGCAGGTATGTTTTGATTCGGGTGCCAAGAGGGTGCTTCTTCCCATGGCATCTGCGGTGGATATTCCAACCGTTCCGCCTGAACTATTTGCAAAGTTTCAGATTTCATTCTACCAGAGTCCAGAGGATGCTGTATTTAAGGCACTTGGGGTAGAGTAG
- a CDS encoding TnsA endonuclease N-terminal domain-containing protein, translated as MDIREHYPLFNCEEVIQNKAGLNFDLFKDKDTGTPYILSTSFLITLKKTDGKIAYVARSLKADCELERKTALERLEIERRYWQSQNIDWAIVTQKEIPVVKAKNIEWIHSSLFPADERGFT; from the coding sequence TTGGATATCAGGGAGCACTATCCTTTATTTAACTGTGAAGAAGTAATACAAAATAAGGCTGGTTTAAACTTCGACTTATTTAAAGACAAAGATACAGGAACGCCATACATTTTATCTACATCATTTTTAATAACCTTAAAAAAAACAGATGGCAAAATAGCATATGTTGCCAGAAGTCTTAAAGCGGATTGTGAACTTGAGCGGAAGACGGCATTAGAAAGGTTGGAAATAGAGAGGAGATATTGGCAGAGCCAAAATATTGATTGGGCAATAGTAACACAAAAAGAGATTCCAGTGGTTAAAGCAAAGAATATAGAATGGATTCACTCATCCTTATTTCCTGCTGATGAAAGAGGATTTACTTGA
- a CDS encoding pyridoxamine 5'-phosphate oxidase family protein, producing MFRELRRQDRKMDNNEIIEVLKKCQYGVLSTVGIDGYAYGVPLSYVYLNNSIYFHCATVGHKLDNIRNNDKVSFCIVGEVDPVPEKFTTKYKSVILFGKASEVNGDEKYLVLIAILEKYAGQCMDKGKEYIKSAGEKVKVIKISIDYIEGKTNR from the coding sequence ATGTTTAGAGAATTGAGAAGGCAAGACAGAAAAATGGACAATAATGAAATAATTGAAGTATTAAAAAAGTGTCAGTATGGAGTTTTATCTACAGTAGGTATAGATGGCTATGCATATGGGGTACCGTTAAGCTATGTATACTTAAACAATAGCATATATTTTCATTGTGCAACAGTAGGTCACAAACTAGATAATATAAGAAACAATGACAAAGTATCATTTTGTATTGTAGGGGAAGTAGATCCTGTCCCGGAAAAGTTTACTACAAAATATAAAAGCGTGATACTATTTGGTAAGGCTTCAGAAGTTAATGGCGATGAAAAATACTTGGTTCTTATAGCTATATTAGAGAAATACGCAGGTCAGTGTATGGACAAAGGAAAAGAGTATATAAAAAGCGCCGGTGAAAAAGTAAAAGTTATAAAAATATCTATTGACTATATTGAGGGAAAGACGAATAGATGA
- a CDS encoding ImmA/IrrE family metallo-endopeptidase produces MSELITSKNLEQVIEKNKLIKDDILRLTNDFTVRFNKSGVTGQDKLSFSVLKENHLIQIPIDDEYWGGAIITKGSIKIPVINTAQPRVYQYFVAWHEIYHLFYDLSLRDETHNIAVDMDLNERRADYFAAKMIFGNVYDYYYSLDDEDFIDRVIKCMDVYKAPYKAVLIEIFEEAVTKYNDLDLKEKILEHFDNKPDDLVQKFIDLELDAELVKPSYIISLGGLEKKIQSVMKVNPDVSYHKDNYQFLLTLKSKIKKAVEGLAK; encoded by the coding sequence ATGTCGGAATTAATAACGAGCAAGAACCTTGAACAGGTTATTGAAAAAAATAAACTGATTAAAGATGATATATTAAGATTAACAAATGATTTTACAGTCAGATTTAATAAGTCGGGAGTAACGGGGCAGGATAAACTGTCTTTTTCGGTATTAAAAGAGAATCATTTAATCCAGATTCCCATTGATGATGAATATTGGGGCGGGGCTATTATTACAAAGGGAAGTATTAAAATACCAGTTATCAATACAGCCCAGCCCCGTGTCTATCAATATTTTGTTGCATGGCATGAAATATATCATTTGTTCTATGACCTCAGTTTAAGGGATGAGACCCATAATATTGCTGTTGATATGGATTTAAATGAAAGAAGAGCAGATTATTTTGCCGCAAAGATGATTTTTGGCAATGTGTACGATTACTACTATTCGCTAGACGATGAAGATTTTATCGACAGAGTCATAAAATGCATGGATGTATATAAGGCACCATATAAGGCAGTACTGATAGAAATATTTGAAGAAGCCGTTACAAAATATAATGATTTGGATTTAAAAGAAAAAATTCTTGAGCATTTTGATAATAAACCTGATGACTTAGTGCAGAAATTTATAGATTTGGAATTGGATGCAGAGTTAGTAAAACCCTCATATATTATAAGTTTAGGTGGATTGGAGAAGAAAATACAAAGTGTTATGAAAGTAAACCCAGATGTCTCCTATCATAAAGATAACTATCAGTTTCTACTCACGCTAAAGAGTAAAATTAAAAAAGCAGTGGAGGGGCTTGCCAAATGA
- a CDS encoding MBL fold metallo-hydrolase, whose protein sequence is MKFIILGSGGCTAIPRPLCKCKICKEAREKGKPYSRFGCSLFLDDLKLLVDTPEDIVHALNYANIQQVNSVLFSHIDPDHTLGMRVFEHMRLDWLQISEGKECSNPIDVFAMDHVMSDVNSIGSKFGSYLDYYENIRNIIKRKVVSDFVYLDDIKITFIKANSATVFVFEQGKRKAIYAPCDVKPFPNNDIFTDTDIMIIGNTVIGEILKDGFILEENNSLRNELFSMNEIEQLKNDYGIKKVIITHIEEDWGKSYDDYLELQKQYKDIVFAYDGMTFEV, encoded by the coding sequence ATGAAATTTATAATATTAGGAAGTGGAGGATGCACTGCAATACCCAGACCGTTGTGTAAATGCAAAATTTGTAAAGAGGCGAGAGAAAAAGGTAAACCTTATTCAAGATTCGGCTGCAGCCTGTTTTTAGATGATTTAAAATTATTAGTAGATACACCGGAAGATATAGTCCATGCGTTAAATTATGCTAATATTCAGCAAGTTAATTCTGTTTTGTTTAGTCATATAGATCCTGACCACACGCTTGGCATGAGAGTCTTTGAACATATGCGTCTTGATTGGCTTCAAATTTCAGAAGGAAAAGAATGTTCAAATCCAATAGATGTTTTTGCTATGGACCATGTTATGTCTGATGTGAATTCTATAGGCTCAAAATTTGGTTCTTATTTAGATTATTATGAAAATATCAGAAATATTATAAAAAGAAAAGTTGTATCAGATTTTGTTTATTTAGATGATATAAAAATAACGTTTATTAAGGCAAATTCAGCGACCGTATTTGTATTTGAGCAAGGGAAAAGAAAAGCTATCTATGCTCCATGTGATGTAAAACCGTTTCCTAATAATGACATTTTCACAGACACAGATATTATGATAATTGGGAATACCGTCATTGGCGAAATTTTAAAAGATGGTTTTATTTTAGAAGAAAATAATAGTCTTAGAAATGAATTGTTTAGCATGAATGAAATTGAGCAGCTTAAAAATGATTATGGCATCAAAAAGGTTATTATCACCCATATAGAAGAAGACTGGGGCAAGTCATATGACGATTATTTGGAATTACAAAAGCAATACAAAGACATTGTGTTTGCTTATGATGGAATGACTTTTGAAGTATAG
- a CDS encoding nucleotidyltransferase domain-containing protein translates to MNDTLRDVKEYLIKKYNCHSIILYGSYANGDFTEESDIDLLCFCDNPVAENDTSIISGRQLDAWIYETSMMDNFIQFLHIRDGKILLDKRNKCDNFLKEIDKQFKKGPEQLTAEKKYFLKNWLAKMLNRAQKEDIEGNFRYHWLLVDSLEIYFNIKGLWYLGPKKSLKWLYENDRDAYNVFDNALKVNADIADVEKLVEFIRTL, encoded by the coding sequence ATGAATGATACGTTAAGAGATGTTAAAGAATATTTGATAAAAAAGTATAATTGCCATTCAATAATATTATATGGTTCTTATGCTAATGGAGATTTTACAGAAGAAAGTGATATAGATTTATTATGCTTTTGCGACAATCCTGTGGCAGAGAATGACACATCTATAATTAGCGGTAGACAGCTAGATGCCTGGATTTATGAAACAAGTATGATGGATAACTTTATTCAATTTCTTCATATTAGAGATGGCAAGATACTTTTGGATAAAAGAAATAAGTGCGATAATTTTCTTAAAGAAATAGATAAGCAGTTTAAAAAAGGGCCTGAACAATTGACAGCAGAGAAAAAATATTTTCTAAAAAATTGGCTTGCCAAGATGCTCAATAGAGCACAAAAAGAAGATATAGAAGGTAATTTTAGATATCATTGGTTACTTGTAGATTCATTAGAAATTTACTTTAATATCAAAGGTTTATGGTATTTGGGACCAAAGAAATCTTTAAAATGGCTATATGAAAATGATAGGGATGCATACAATGTGTTTGATAATGCATTAAAAGTCAATGCAGATATTGCTGATGTGGAAAAGTTAGTTGAATTCATAAGGACATTATAA
- a CDS encoding helix-turn-helix domain-containing protein has translation MSMELLFENRKLIGKNILNIIKDNGYTKSSFSRLTNISRPTLDKLIKGEVDSLATFKTHIQKILDSQNMDEKQLLNYVPKYKVKKELVFAMSDNAPENHAMSPKAQEMFGILEDIVHMCELYYN, from the coding sequence ATGAGCATGGAATTATTATTTGAAAATAGAAAACTAATTGGCAAAAATATATTGAATATCATTAAAGACAACGGATATACAAAGTCTTCCTTCTCAAGACTTACTAATATTTCAAGACCTACTTTGGATAAATTAATTAAAGGAGAAGTCGACAGCCTTGCTACATTCAAAACCCATATTCAAAAGATTTTGGACAGCCAGAATATGGATGAAAAACAACTACTAAACTATGTTCCAAAGTACAAGGTAAAAAAGGAACTTGTTTTTGCGATGTCTGACAATGCTCCAGAGAATCATGCCATGAGTCCTAAGGCTCAAGAAATGTTTGGTATTTTAGAGGACATAGTTCATATGTGTGAACTGTATTACAATTAA
- a CDS encoding ADP-ribosylglycohydrolase family protein, which produces MDRYERILGGLFGVACGDALGGTLEFMPKDEIERKYGYLKDIIGGGCWDLAPGEVTDDTMMTIAVAEGILDNPQNPIEDIGKHFIEWYDSKPKDIGNIIRIALGEYKRSNDWMKTAFYAHQATGGMSAGNGSLMRCLPVALYYNGAEKMLEITASQSLLTHHDQKATDACQFYNLLVYQYLNNKAKIPPIREYIEKYPEYKQVFQLSKDELKPTGYVFDTLICALWCFINTYSFEDAVCEAANLGGDADTIAAITGGMAGVYYGYDAIPDRWKEKILVKDQLISIAQRILI; this is translated from the coding sequence ATGGATAGATATGAACGAATACTTGGAGGACTTTTTGGCGTTGCCTGCGGAGATGCTCTCGGCGGAACGCTGGAATTCATGCCAAAGGATGAGATTGAAAGGAAATATGGATATCTAAAAGATATTATAGGTGGAGGCTGTTGGGATTTAGCACCTGGAGAAGTGACGGATGATACAATGATGACTATTGCTGTGGCAGAAGGCATCCTGGACAACCCGCAGAATCCTATTGAAGATATCGGAAAACACTTTATTGAATGGTATGATAGTAAACCCAAGGACATAGGCAACATTATCCGGATTGCACTTGGAGAATATAAGCGAAGTAATGACTGGATGAAAACTGCCTTCTACGCCCATCAGGCAACAGGTGGCATGAGTGCTGGAAATGGTTCACTTATGAGGTGCTTACCAGTTGCGTTATATTATAATGGCGCTGAAAAAATGCTGGAGATAACTGCTTCACAAAGCCTGCTTACTCATCATGACCAAAAAGCAACGGATGCCTGCCAGTTTTATAATCTGTTAGTTTACCAGTATCTAAATAATAAGGCAAAAATACCACCTATTAGGGAATATATTGAAAAGTATCCAGAATATAAGCAGGTATTCCAGTTATCAAAAGATGAATTGAAGCCAACGGGATATGTGTTTGATACCTTGATATGTGCATTATGGTGTTTTATTAACACTTATTCCTTCGAGGATGCTGTATGTGAAGCAGCTAACCTTGGAGGAGATGCGGACACTATAGCAGCAATTACAGGAGGAATGGCTGGGGTGTACTATGGCTATGATGCTATTCCCGATAGGTGGAAGGAAAAGATATTGGTAAAAGACCAGTTAATTTCTATTGCACAACGGATTTTAATTTAA
- a CDS encoding TnsA endonuclease C-terminal domain-containing protein: MKEDLLDYYCNAFIEKLAGSNTSIRNFTIKFDRLFNLDTGTGVYIFKRLIALKRIMVDMDKKIDLNDSTQSIKIVQQSLLKRVGVL, encoded by the coding sequence ATGAAAGAGGATTTACTTGACTATTACTGTAATGCTTTCATTGAGAAATTAGCAGGAAGTAATACATCGATTAGAAATTTCACTATCAAATTTGACAGGCTGTTTAATTTGGATACAGGGACAGGGGTATACATATTCAAGCGTTTAATTGCCCTTAAAAGGATAATGGTGGACATGGATAAAAAAATCGACCTTAATGATTCGACCCAAAGTATAAAAATTGTACAACAAAGTTTGCTAAAGAGGGTGGGAGTACTTTGA
- a CDS encoding HDOD domain-containing protein yields MQNHPIIKLIQESNYLPKIPKAFGEILNMLLKPCEFNIDECIEKFSNIPELESTLIQILNYNSKLNREILSLKDAVLYLGAKNTRIIAIAYITRLLLPNRNGRAKIFNNEIYWKHCIGTSIASYMIAAETCLCDKDKMFTYGLIHDIGVTVLDICLPEHLDKIHTLQLKGLHQIAAGKIVLSGLTHAEIGMWICKEWGLPEEIAEIVGYHHTPFINSQVSNEVRLMYLADSISTNYYEKLLGNKTTFIYSDRTSELLNISEAFIEDIAKKLPKEVDKVNRIIDFKF; encoded by the coding sequence ATGCAAAATCATCCAATTATTAAACTAATTCAGGAATCAAATTACTTGCCCAAAATACCAAAGGCATTTGGAGAAATCCTAAATATGTTATTAAAACCTTGTGAGTTTAATATAGATGAATGCATTGAGAAGTTTTCCAATATTCCAGAACTAGAATCAACCTTAATACAAATATTAAATTATAATTCAAAATTAAACCGTGAAATATTATCATTAAAAGATGCAGTTTTGTATTTAGGTGCTAAAAATACTAGAATTATTGCTATCGCATATATAACTAGATTATTATTGCCAAATAGAAATGGAAGGGCAAAGATATTCAATAATGAAATATACTGGAAGCATTGTATTGGTACTTCCATTGCTAGTTATATGATTGCAGCCGAGACTTGTCTATGTGATAAGGACAAAATGTTTACCTATGGATTAATTCATGATATTGGTGTAACGGTTTTAGACATTTGTTTGCCAGAACATTTAGATAAAATTCATACATTACAATTAAAAGGATTGCATCAAATAGCAGCAGGAAAGATTGTATTAAGTGGACTGACCCATGCAGAAATCGGAATGTGGATATGTAAAGAGTGGGGGTTACCGGAAGAAATTGCAGAAATTGTAGGATATCATCATACTCCATTCATAAACAGTCAAGTTAGCAATGAAGTAAGGCTAATGTATCTGGCAGATTCTATAAGTACCAATTATTATGAAAAGTTATTAGGGAATAAAACAACTTTTATTTATTCGGATAGGACAAGTGAGCTGTTAAATATTTCAGAAGCATTCATAGAGGATATAGCGAAAAAACTGCCAAAAGAAGTAGATAAGGTAAATCGTATTATAGACTTTAAATTCTAA
- a CDS encoding GNAT family N-acetyltransferase translates to MNMHIKPISIDDRQRINDFIKSRWFSTEMVVGGEIVDMTKLEGFIAYENEEIVGLATYRIKDSECEIMSLDSLKENQGIGTALLNKIIEEAINKKCTKIKLVTTNDNINAIRFYQKRGFDMVRIHNNAVDVARKLKPSIPLLGDFGIPIKHEIEFEMNLDK, encoded by the coding sequence ATGAATATGCACATTAAACCAATATCAATTGATGATCGTCAACGCATAAATGATTTTATAAAATCTCGCTGGTTTTCAACTGAAATGGTCGTTGGTGGTGAAATAGTCGATATGACAAAATTAGAAGGCTTTATTGCATATGAAAATGAAGAAATTGTAGGGTTAGCGACATATAGAATTAAGGATAGTGAATGTGAAATCATGTCTTTAGACAGTTTGAAGGAAAATCAAGGTATTGGAACTGCTCTTCTAAATAAGATCATCGAAGAGGCAATCAATAAAAAATGTACAAAAATAAAATTGGTTACGACAAATGACAATATAAACGCAATTCGTTTTTACCAAAAACGCGGGTTTGATATGGTGAGAATACATAACAATGCTGTGGATGTTGCGAGAAAATTAAAGCCGTCGATACCGTTATTGGGAGATTTTGGCATACCGATTAAACATGAGATTGAATTTGAAATGAATTTAGATAAATGA
- a CDS encoding ImmA/IrrE family metallo-endopeptidase: protein MLRLQKNNLNLPGESFRLQIKDLAEEVRIKFARKGLSDIFDILSEAAFLIRKPLDTDELSGFSTYFEGQFIVYLNSNFTLGHERYTGAHELYHLIYNADILKKEKILLDDEKHKAEDTKADVFASEFLMPEDYVKEVFYKIVNVDKDSVLPRHIIRMHNYFKVSYKAMLKRLIQLNLCSIDKYEELVDICSLGNTELLQSLTIREGYSIDLITPSKETYVSKEYIEFIKTNYERGNISYKNMKTSLEFIGLAPEQFGYEYPLEEDY, encoded by the coding sequence GTGTTAAGATTGCAAAAGAATAATTTAAATCTCCCAGGAGAATCCTTCAGACTGCAAATCAAAGATTTGGCAGAAGAAGTAAGAATAAAATTTGCAAGGAAAGGGCTTTCCGATATATTTGATATTCTTTCAGAGGCTGCATTTTTAATAAGAAAGCCATTGGATACTGACGAGTTATCAGGATTTAGTACCTATTTTGAGGGACAGTTTATTGTCTATTTAAACAGCAATTTTACTTTGGGACATGAACGCTATACTGGTGCTCATGAACTATACCATCTTATTTATAATGCTGATATCCTGAAAAAAGAAAAAATCCTTTTGGATGATGAAAAGCATAAAGCGGAAGATACGAAAGCGGATGTATTTGCTTCCGAATTTTTAATGCCTGAGGACTATGTGAAAGAAGTATTTTATAAAATTGTTAATGTAGATAAAGATAGTGTTTTACCAAGGCATATCATTAGAATGCACAATTATTTTAAAGTAAGTTATAAGGCGATGTTAAAAAGGCTTATCCAACTTAATTTATGTTCTATTGACAAGTATGAGGAACTAGTAGACATCTGTTCACTGGGAAATACGGAATTACTCCAATCTTTAACCATAAGAGAAGGTTACAGTATAGACTTGATAACTCCATCAAAAGAAACATATGTGTCAAAAGAATATATCGAGTTTATAAAAACCAACTACGAAAGAGGGAATATTTCATACAAGAACATGAAAACCAGCCTTGAATTTATCGGACTGGCTCCTGAACAATTCGGATATGAGTATCCCTTGGAAGAGGACTATTAA
- a CDS encoding helix-turn-helix domain-containing protein codes for MSKEISIGLKIKAIREARGLSQIEVVERLAEKDINISRETLSKIENGNRTVSAVELNALCKVLNIDINILFEDEEDDDLVTLFRKKNFSEKTVEEVEKLQDMIKMFIYQKKIYNGEFKPQKRKPLWEEC; via the coding sequence ATGTCGAAGGAGATTTCTATCGGACTAAAAATAAAGGCTATTAGAGAAGCAAGAGGATTAAGCCAGATTGAAGTAGTAGAAAGACTTGCCGAAAAGGATATTAACATTAGCAGGGAAACATTAAGCAAAATAGAAAACGGTAACAGGACCGTATCGGCCGTGGAGTTAAATGCTCTATGTAAGGTTTTAAATATAGATATAAACATTCTTTTTGAAGATGAAGAAGACGATGATTTAGTTACACTATTCAGGAAGAAAAATTTTTCAGAGAAAACCGTTGAAGAAGTTGAGAAACTTCAGGATATGATAAAGATGTTCATTTACCAAAAGAAAATATATAATGGAGAGTTTAAACCACAAAAGAGAAAGCCACTGTGGGAGGAGTGTTAA